In Trichomycterus rosablanca isolate fTriRos1 chromosome 2, fTriRos1.hap1, whole genome shotgun sequence, the genomic window cgataccaagtaaatacagggccagtatcgccgatatcgatccgataccaagtaaatacagggccagtatcgccgatatcgatccgataccaagtaaatacagggccagtatcgccgatatcgatctgataccaagtaaatacagggccagtatcgccgatatcgatccgataccaagtaaatacagggccagtatcgcctatatcgatccgataccaagtaaatacagggccagtatcgccgatatcgatccaataccaagtaaatacagggccagtatcgccgatatcgatccgataccaagtaaatacagggccagtatcgccgatatcgatctgataccaagtaaatacagggcctgtatcgccgatatcgatccgataccaagtaaatacagggccagtatcgccgatatcgatccgataccaagtaaatacagggccagtatcgcctaTATCGATCcgaccgatccgataccaagtaaatacagggccagtatcgcctaTATCGATCcgaccgatccgataccaagtaaatacagggccagtatcgccgatatcgatccgataccaagtaaatacagggccagtatcgcctaTATCGATCcgaccgatccgataccaagtaaatacagggccagtatcgcctatattgatccgataccaagtaaatacagggccagtatcgccgatatcgatccgaccgatccgataccaagtaaatacagggccagtatcgccgatatcgatccgaccgatccgataccaagtaaatacagggccagtatcgccgatatcgatccgatcgatccgataccaagtaaatacagggccagtatcgccgatatcgatccgaccgatccgataccaagtaaatacagggccagtatcgccgatatcgatccgataccaagtaaatacagggccagtatcgccgatatcgatccgataccaagtaaatacagggccagtatcgccgatatcgatccgataccaagtaaatacagggccagtatcgccgatatcgatccgataccaagtaaatacagggccagtatcgcctaTATCGATCcgaccgatccgataccaagtaaatacagggccagtatcgccgatatcgatccgataccaagtaaatacagggccagtatcgccgatatcgatccgataccaagtaaatacagggccagtatcgccgatatcgatccgataccaagtaaatacagggccagtatcgcctaTATCGATCcgaccgatccgataccaagtaaatacagggccagtatcgccgatatcgatccgataccaagtaaatacagggccagtatcgccgatatcgatccgataccaagtaaatacagggccagtatcgccgatatcgatccgataccaagtaaatacagggccagtatcgccgatatcgatccgataccaagtaaatacagggccagtatcgcctaTATCGATCcgaccgatccgataccaagtaaatacagggccagtatcgccgatatcgatccgataccaagtaaatacagggccagtatcgccgatatcgatccgataccaagtaaatacagggccagtatcgccgatatcgatccgataccaagtaaatacagggccagtatcgccgatatcgatccgaccgatccgataccaagtaaatacagggccagtatcgccgatatcgatccgataccaagtaaatacagggccagtatcgccgatatcgatccgataccaagtaaatacagggccagtatcgccgatatcgatccgataccaagtaaatacagggccagtatcgccgatatcgatccgataccaagtaaatacagggccagtatcgccgatatcgatccgaccgatccgataccaagtaaatacagggccagtatcgccgatatcgatccgataccaagtaaatacagggccagtatcgccgatatcgatccgataccaagtaaatacagggccagtatcgcctaTATCGATCcgaccgatccgataccaagtaaatacagggccagtatcgccgatatcgatccgataccaagtaaatacagggcctgTATGACCttctaaacaataaaaacaaattaaataaaaaaaactaaataaatgggCCCCTTGAACAGTGGTGGTTATTCTGtccctctgtgtgtttgtgtgtatgagtgatgGTGtgtcacactagtatcgatccgataccaataccaacgttggtaacAATAAtgtcgatatttggatcgatccgcccaccactagatTACAGATTTAAATGAAGACTGAAATCTGATCTGGATACACTCCAACTATATCTTTAATCTACTGaatctttgtatttttgttataaGTTTATACGTTAGGTTCCACTTTAGATCAGTTACGTCATTTAAAGGACCAGTGGATCATGTAGAATTTATTAGTGGATGTGCAGGGCGAACAATCCAGCGATTGTGGGATCCAACACTGATTTGAATGAAATGGTTGAATTTAATAGcggctttatttttctttccgCCTTCATTTATATGATTTAAATCTTGATCAGAACCAGAACATCTGCTCCTGTGGAACAAAATGTAATGAATACTTGTGAAACAGCAGTAGACCAGCACTGTCTAGCAAACCAGTTTATTCagtgttattttttatatttcatttctgATCATCATTCACAGGTTTAGTTGTTTTTCTGTAGATCTATAACAATGGAAGCGACAGAAGTGGGGAACATTGTTACAGTGGAGTTGCAGAATGGAAGTGTTGagaacaaaacaataaagaaggaagaagatgaagatgaaggtTACCTTTGTAAGTATACACGGTGCTTTATGCCACTTTTGCTATTAAATATTGTGGTAGAGTATGATTCTTTACTCTAACTTCACCCACATATTTCTAATCAAGCTCTAATCAGCAGTCTAAAGTTTAATCATACAGTTTGGGACAGcctggaaaatgcaaataaaaacacggcatttcttacatttaaattGACCCCTGTGGTGACCCGGGCAGAATAGGTCCTCGGGCTGCTCGTAAGTGGTGAGCAATAATGAGATGTGACCCATGTATATGGAGAAAGGGATCCTGGTGTTGAAGTGGCTGTGGCTGTCATGTCCCTATCACAGCACATTGTCCCGACCTCGCATACACGGGAGGTTAGAAAGGCCTGCTCCAATCAATCGGCAGGTCAGGACTCGCCTTAGGTTGCATCTCTAATGAGATCCCTAGCAGCCGCTGGCTTAGGGTCAATCAAACGGCAAACACATGTGGTGTGTTGAGTTTTAGAGCTTTAGGGATAAATATGCAAACCGTTAGAGGTctgtccacaaagttgaatcagttcatctggacacaagttcgTTGTAGAGAAGGTAGgttggtcgttccctcttcactcCATCTTCACGCCATCTCTGAACCCCAACATATAAGGTCGgggtatccaccaccagctcagactgaagaagtcactcggATCGAGTGGTGAAacgtttctctacaacaaacttgtgtccagatgaactgattcaactttgtggatttgtgtccctggattattgagcatgcatcaggAGTTAGAGGTCTGTGTATCCCCTAGTTGGTCTCCAAGGTGGGTGGGAGGATGATGAAGATAAACCCCTAAAAAACCCTACAAATATGAACACTAATCATTACCCAATCAAAAACTCCTGGACCGTGAGAAAGACCCAGATCTGACAACTAGATTGATCCCctttttcatttctgtttaatGCTGTAGCTCCACCCACATGTCACTGTTTGATGTTGTCACTTCACTCCCATGTATTCCCACACAAACAGATTTCTCAATCCCAACCACATGCTCCTGCACACTCCAGTCCAGATTAAAATAACAGTCAATAGGATTAATTTGTTTGTGGAACTATCCCAATTTATCCCAACTGTTATGTTTCTACTTTACATATTGATCACATTTCAGATGGAGGAACATTCAACCCTGAGGGAACCagttcctctgctggagacgtTGCTTCAGTGGACCAGCTGCCTGAAGGTGTCATGAAAAAGCTTATAAAAGAAGAAgatgctgaagatgaagatgatcacAGTAAGAGATTTTATTGGTGTTATTGGTTCACATTCATTTTTACTTGGTTGTTAAATCGTTACTCCTGctgctgctaataataataataataataataaacgatAAATACACTAAAATAAGTTCTTTGTTTATATTCCTGTCACTCTGGATTCAGTGGAACAGTAGTCTGGTCCTAACTATACACAATACGTATTGACCAtgtacactaatcaaccataacattaaaccacctcctcattttatcagctccacttaccatatagaagcactttgtagttctacaattactgactgtagtccatctgtttctctacatgctttgttaccccctttcacgctgttcttcaatggtcaggacccccacaggaccaccacagagcaggtcttatttaggtggtggatgattctcagtcctgcagtgacactgacatggtgctggtgtgttagtgtgtgttgtgctggtatgagtggaggttttaaacaccgtgtccactcactgtccactctattagacgctcctacctagtcggtccacctcgtagatgtaaagtcagagacgatcgctcatctattgctgctgtttgagtcgctcgtcttctagaccttcatcagtggtcacaggacgctgcccacggggcgctgtcggctggatatatttggtttgtggactattgtcagtccagcagtgacagtgaggtgattagatccactcataccagcacaacacacactaacacaccagcaccatgtcagtgtcactgcagtgctgagaatgatccaccacctaaataatacctgctctgtgggggtcctgtgggggtcctgaccattgaagaacagcatgaaaggggggtaacaaagcatgcagagaaacagatggactacagtcagtaattgtagaactacaaagtgcttctatgtggtaagtggagctgatcaaatgaacagtgagtgtagaaacaaggagtttaatgttatggctgaagaTTAGGGGTCTTTAGACCCTCTTTGGTGTTGGAATGTTCCCCAACTCCTGTAGTAGGATGGAGACGTTTTGGATGAacaatgatttaaaatgtaggtCCTCCTTCATGCCTGGGTGGTTCCTGGAGCCTGGGTATGTCTGGCGGAGGCAGTGGTAATATGGTTGGAGAGACTCTTGCCTACCTGGTTTGACTAACAGGGCCATGGTGAACCCAGAGGTGTAGAGCTGCATCCTTTTTGGGAGTATATGGGTGTTGACGTTCATTCCCTGTCATCATGGAGGGCATTGCTCCATCTAGGTGGTTGATTTATTCAAATGTTTTAAGATTTGGGTCATAATTTCTATTGTTTTCTATTCGTTCTTTATTCTTCTATAGAACTGGACGATGATTTCTGCTGCTACTTGTGTCCATTTTCCTGTTCGGCCCAGATTTATCTCTACAAGCACATGAAGAGTTGTCACAGCGGCAAAAACGAGACGCTTATTAAATCTGAAGAGCATGAAGGTAAAAATCCCAGTGATCAGCAAACCTCCTCTGATCCTCAAGAACAAAAACAGAAGGACATTAACTGCTCAGATTGTGGAAAGAGCTTTCGGTggcagagtgatctcaaaatacaccagcgcattcacaccggagagaagccgtactgctgctcacagtgtggaaagtcCTTTAAACAGCTGGGTCATTtaaaaatccaccagcgcattcacactggagaaaaaccatatAGCTGTTCGCAGTGTGGAAAGTGTTTCAATCATCACTCTCATCTCAaaattcaccagcgcattcacactggagagaaaccatactGCTGTACACAGTGTGGGAAAGCTTTCAAGCAACAGACTCAACTCAAAaagcaccagcacattcacactggagagagaccgtatcagtgctcggaATGCGGGAAGGGTTATGTCTGTCATAATCATCTCataatccaccagcgcattcacaccggagagaaaccgtaccagTGCTTAGAGTGTAAGAAATGTTTCTATCGACAGTGCCATCTGAAAAGGCACCAGCTcactcacaccggagagaagccgTTTTCATGCACACAGTGCGGGAAGAGCTTTAATCGAAATCACTGTCTCAagatccaccagcgcattcacagtggggAAAATCTGTTGCTCTGCACACAGTGCGGGAAGAGTTTCAATCAACCCCATTATcttaaaatccaccagcgcattcacaccggagagaaaccgttttTCTGCACGCAGTGCGGGCGGTGTTTCAGCGATGGGAGCTCTTTTAAaaggcaccagcgcattcacaccggagagaagctGTATCAGTGCTCGCAGTGCGGGAAGAGTTTCAAACATCATCACTATCTTAAagtgcaccagcgcattcacaccggagagaaaccgttttTATGCTCTCAGTGTGGGAGGCGTTTTAGCGACCAGAGTCATCTTATAAGAcacaagcgcattcacacaaaaaataaataagacataATGCTGCTTACAGTGAGGGAAGAGATTTAGTAACTCGAGTTATTAAACTCACCGTGTGGATTTACATGTATAATAcagtaaatatacaccgatcagccataacattaaaaccacctccttgtttctacactcactgtccattttatcagctccacttaccatatagaagcactttgtagtcctacaattactgactgtagtccatctgtttctctgcatgctttgttaccccctttcatgctgttcttcaatggtcaggacccccacaggaccaccacagagcaggtattatttaggtggtggatgattctcagtcctgcagtgacactgacatggtgctggtgtgttagtgtgtgttgtgctggtatgagtggagtttttaaacaccgtgtccactctattagacactcctacctagtcggtccaccttgtagatgtaaagtcagagacgatcgctcatctaatgctgctgtttgagtcggtcatcttctagaccttcatcagtggtcacaggacgctgcccacggggcgctgttggctggaggtttttggttggtggactattctcagtccagcagtgacggcgctgctgtgtctgatccactcataccagcacaacacacactaacacaccaccaccatgtcagtgtcactgcagtgctgagaatgatccaccacctaaaaaatacctgctctgtgggggtcctgaccattgaagaacagcatgaaagggggtaacaaagtatgtagagaaacagatggactacagtcagtaattgtagatctacaaagtgcttctatatggtattaattaatgtatataATCTAcactgctgctctgtgtatttgtgatctttgtgttttgtttttgctctaCTTTACATCTATATAAATTCTACATGTAACCAAAACACTGTTGTTTgtgaatatattttttattaggtTATTAGGTTCGAATAAAATTAATTAGAGCCGTAAATAATTAGATCTAAGTGATGTCATCCATAGTAATTCCGTATGATCTTAGGCTAATTGTACGGCTCGAGCCTCTGCCGTAAAGATGGAGCACTGGTTTGGGTGGATTTCGATTCCTAGGCTTAACGGGCCGATCGGTGTGGCACAATGACTCGATGAGTGTAGATGAGGATGTGAGGGGTCTGTTTTTttgtctcccaatttagtgtagttgatttgtcctccgctgctgggggatccctgattccagttgaggtgggtatattgctgctgtagcgatggactctgcagaaagttggtgacctctgcgcactgtgttcctcagcatccgctgacccgccctgtcattttacgtggtaactTTCGGTGGCCGAGTCGCTGTCGTTCCCAGTCGCTTCCACtctgttataatagcactgacggtcgactgtggaatatttagtagtgaggaaatttcaccactggacttgttgcacaggtggcatcacggtaccacgctggaattcaccgagctcctgagagcgacccgttctttcactaatgtgtgtagaagcagtctgcatgccgaggtgctcggttttatacgcctgtggccatggaggtgatcggaacacctgaattcactgatctggatgggtgagtgaatacttttggcagtatcgTGTATGATAGATGGAACATGTGGGTAATTCTAAAGTACCGTTCAATAACATGTGAGAgcggttttaaataaaactggaacaCGGGTCGAGCTAGATCAGTGAACATGGTCGCTGGGGTTAGTGACGGTCCATCGTCTGTTGATTGTGCACTGTTCCTTTGTGAGCTGAACTCACAACCAAACACAGGAAAATGTGAAAGCTTATATTAAAGTAATCTATCACTGAACTGCTGGAAAGTGGGATTAAATTTATTAAAgaaatcaaaaataaaagaaaacagggTTCctttcagcacacacacactgtattccAGTAGTTGGCGGTAATAAACCTGAACATTGTGCATCAACCATCTCAattcaaacaacaacaaaaaggaGAAGCTACAACAGCCGATGTGTTTGTACTAAAGtgaatcatctgtaagtaacatattaacttaattattatctacattctaattattaataaaactagaatttataattaaatgccgctgtgaggatttgaggagctttaactcccttcttatataaacaaacacactgctaactgttagcatcacacatgattcagtactgacgAACCGATTcagcaaaatgaatcaattgagcgTAACTGAATCGGTTTCTTTACATTCTTTTAGCTTTTAGCTTCTCATAAACACGCTGAATTATTTAACACTAtatcacatacaccgatcagccataagattaaaaccacctccttgtttctacactgtccattttatcagctccacttaccatataggagcactttgtagttctacaattactgactgtagtccatctgtttctctacatgctttgttaccccctttcaccctgttcttcaatggtcaggaccccccacagagcaggtattatttaggtggtggatcattctcagcactgcagtgacactgacatggtggtggtgtgttagtgtgtgttgtgctggtatgagtggaggttttaaacaccgtgtccactcactgtccactctattagacactcccacctagtcggtccaccttgtagacgtgaagtcagagacgatcgctcatctattgctgctgtttgagtcgctcatcttcttgaccttcatcagcggtcacaggacgctgcccacgtggcgctgttgggtggttatttttggttggtggactattctcagtccagcagtgacagtgaggcgtttaagaactccagcagcgctgctgtgtctgatccactcataccagcacaacacacactaacacaccaccaccatgtcagtgtcactgcagtgctgagaatgatccaccacctaaataatacctgctctgtggtggtcctgaccattgcagaactacaaagtgcttctatatggtaagtggagctgatcaaatggacagtgagtgtagaaacaaggaggtggttttaatgttatggctgatcggtgtatgtaaagtAGTGCTGATGCTACATTTACCAAAACCCCACTCCAAGCTTCTCAAATGCCCTGGAGGGTGCAGCTATTTTATCTCCACTGATAGGATAAATCTGTGCAACTTGAGATCTTCTTCCCATTTTTTTAATAGAATCCTCATTCTTCTGATCTATATCATGGAATCAGAGGAAGTGATAGTTCCCGTCCATCAAGAGAATGGAACATTTGAGAGGAAACACATCAAGGAAGAAGTTGAAGATGAAGGTTACCTCTGTAAGTAAACGTGCTGCATTGTTACATTACAGTACAGGATGGTTTCTCAGAACATAAAACACTGCCAAGACTCTAGTTTGAGGATTTTTTTGGTACTCTGCCACCACCCACGTGTTCCTGTTTGCCTATTTGGTATTTTAGCTCCACCcttatgtttttatttggtaCTATAGCTTTGGTAACatggttagttagttagttatgtTTGGTGTATTGGCGCCACCCACACGTTTTCCTTTAGAACAGGGGTCGGTAACTTTTATGCTTAAAGTTAATCAAGGTGTCGGGAGTGAGCATATGGCATAGGGTGTGAGGACTAATAAAGCGCAGCCCTGAGCATGAAATACCTTTTTTACTCTTACCAATCAGCATGCCAGGCAAATGTGCTTCATGTGCCAGCTTTGGCACGCGTGCCATAGGTTGCTGACCCTTGCTTTAGAACAGTAGCTTCACCCACATGTTCGTAATCAGTGGTCTAGCTCCATTCAcacccagtgttgccaacttagcgactttgtcgctatatttagcgagttttcagacccctctagcgactttttttctaaaaaaaaaaaaaggactagcgacaaatctagcgactttttctggtgttattggagacttttggagactcggacATATCGTTcagcagttactgtcctcaacaaGCATCATCGAGTGCTGCCGTTCTGTTGATTTAtcctaccgagcatgcgcacatctgtttttgactcgttgagtggaacgcctataattctgtgctagctttgcctaatttatttctTCTAGCGGTTAGTATTGTgtgtttttagttttaattcctttaaaagTTTAAGTGCATGTAATGCTGGTTTTATGTGACTTATTTTTTAACTATGCAAGGCAAGGTGATCAAATTGGCAATACTTAATTCCAAACCGTTGATGAACAGGTGTTTATCTAATGCTATGTGTTAACGTTTTATTTACCCACGTTTATAcgtttttcatacatctaggGAGGccagtcatttttaaataaccatctgcgaccttaacattaCGACAACACAAAATCTATTcggttatttttgttttgtgcttttttagCAGTTCAACTGGTGCAGTAAAGTTTGTGTCTAGTAAAGTTCATtactgagtttgtttgtttattaggattccaACGTCATGTTCTACACCTCGGCCACATCCATGACGGACACGGTCGTCACTCACCACACAAGACCCATCAGTCCACAAGTCTACATCAATctagtgtctccagtttacctctcctgcatgtctttggactgtgggaggaaaccggagcacccggagtaaacccacgcggacacggggagaacatgcaaactccacacagaagggacccggaccgccccacctggggatcgaacccaggaccttcttgctgtgaggcgatcattactgagtgaatatgttgagcatttattaggttatcttgtacttagctgtttgtatacctaaaacatgttttgttgCTCTTCCCTTGTCAGTTCTGTTGTAATTTTTTGTTCCTTATCTTATGTTTTTTGTAGCTATAGAtaagatctgtgtgatctatagttTTCTAACTGGGATTTTATCCAATAGGGTCTGATAAATCACGGAGGTAAAACCTTAGAAGATATTCCACAGTAAGGGTTAGCATATTGTTTactatctggcaaccctgtgcagagtagctcagtgttgtcttaaaaaaagaaaaacaaaccacgaatcaACAGAAGAAAGTTCATTtctagttctaaacatatttagggtggtttttacccactttttgtctctcccacgacgttattcctctcttctacagcgtcaattacataCAAATGGatcttatgcaaattaggcgacttctaggacagccaatagctactttccttactgcggagttggcaacactgcccACACCATTACGTTTAGTATTGCAGCTGTAACCACATGTGTCTGTTTATTAGTCAAGCTGAGCCTACGTGTTCCTCTGTGGTACTCTAGCTCAACCCTTCATACACattgttctgttttattactgTCGCCCCCTTCAACACACAGGGTCGTCagcc contains:
- the LOC134335667 gene encoding zinc finger protein 501-like, whose product is MEATEVGNIVTVELQNGSVENKTIKKEEDEDEGYLYGGTFNPEGTSSSAGDVASVDQLPEGVMKKLIKEEDAEDEDDHKLDDDFCCYLCPFSCSAQIYLYKHMKSCHSGKNETLIKSEEHEGKNPSDQQTSSDPQEQKQKDINCSDCGKSFRWQSDLKIHQRIHTGEKPYCCSQCGKSFKQLGHLKIHQRIHTGEKPYSCSQCGKCFNHHSHLKIHQRIHTGEKPYCCTQCGKAFKQQTQLKKHQHIHTGERPYQCSECGKGYVCHNHLIIHQRIHTGEKPYQCLECKKCFYRQCHLKRHQLTHTGEKPFSCTQCGKSFNRNHCLKIHQRIHSGENLLLCTQCGKSFNQPHYLKIHQRIHTGEKPFFCTQCGRCFSDGSSFKRHQRIHTGEKLYQCSQCGKSFKHHHYLKVHQRIHTGEKPFLCSQCGRRFSDQSHLIRHKRIHTKNK